In Candidatus Angelobacter sp., one DNA window encodes the following:
- a CDS encoding DUF1349 domain-containing protein, with protein MKSSPYLFLVCTALAVTICRADELLFQDDFKGKPGEGWSWLREHRDHWRASERGLEVRIEPGNMWGPANDARNVLLRPAPDATKGEIEVSVNVASAPTEQYEQVDLVWYFDDSHMVKIGRELVDGKLSIVMGREENDRTRTIAIIPLDAASVRLRLLVKGNQIRGQFRAPDAKDWRDAGQCDLPGNGGAKISLQFYQGPAQAEHWARVTEFRVRRKER; from the coding sequence ATGAAGTCATCTCCATATTTGTTTCTAGTGTGCACGGCGCTCGCCGTCACGATTTGTCGCGCGGACGAGCTTTTGTTTCAGGATGACTTCAAAGGGAAACCGGGCGAGGGATGGTCCTGGTTGCGCGAACACCGCGATCACTGGCGCGCGAGTGAACGCGGGCTGGAGGTCCGGATCGAGCCGGGCAACATGTGGGGCCCCGCCAACGATGCCCGGAACGTTCTGCTGCGGCCGGCGCCGGATGCAACGAAGGGCGAAATCGAAGTCTCCGTGAATGTGGCCAGCGCGCCGACCGAGCAATACGAACAGGTGGATCTCGTCTGGTATTTTGACGACAGCCACATGGTGAAGATCGGGCGCGAACTTGTGGACGGAAAACTCAGCATTGTCATGGGACGGGAGGAGAACGACCGGACCCGCACGATCGCCATCATTCCGTTGGATGCGGCCTCGGTGCGCCTGCGGCTTCTCGTGAAAGGCAATCAGATCCGGGGCCAGTTTCGCGCCCCGGACGCGAAGGATTGGCGCGACGCCGGCCAATGCGACCTGCCTGGAAACGGCGGCGCAAAGATAAGTCTGCAATTTTATCAGGGCCCGGCGCAGGCCGAACATTGGGCGCGGGTCACGGAGTTCCGCGTCCGGCGAAAAGAGAGATGA